One Trichormus variabilis 0441 genomic window, TAATACCCAATTGCCCGTTAATCCCACGGACAGAATTATATCCAGCACCCACGAAAACATTATCAGTCGCACCAACCTGCACACCACCAGAAAAAGCTACGCCTTTATCCTCTGAATAATATCCCAACCCTACATAAGGTGAAATTACTGGTAAGCTGATAAACTTCAACACATCTACGCCAGTAGCGCCATCAGTTCCCACGCCTAACTCCACCCCCAAATTTAACGCTCTAGCCCCTACAGCATAAGTTACATCACCATCTTTGCCGCCCACAGAAACCCAAGGTTGTGGTATCAATTGTGCAGAGGCTTGAGTTGGGGTTAATAAAGCTAAAAATCCTAATGATGTTATGAGTGTTTTTGCGATCGTTCTTTTCTTCACGCTTTTCTCCTACACTACCTAAAAATGCTGAGTTCACTGTAACTGAGTTATAACCTTGAGTAATTCTGGCGAAAGAAATCTATTTCGTTCTAAAAAATCTACGTCTAGGGTTAGATTCACTTACTACAGAGGAATCACTCTAGAAATATCCATGACGGTTAACTGAACGAAAATGTTGCAACTGTTGTAGCTATTGCACTTAAGTCAAATTAGATATTCAGAGAATATTTCTCCCGCTTGCAGAGGGTAACAAGATTTATAGTTTCTACAGTGAGATTAGCTGACTATATTTTAAGGTTAAAATAATCAAGCCTTTGAGAATATCCAACACTCAACAGCCGCATTCCGCCTGTGACAGATAACATTTATATATGAACGCTACACAAGAACAACTAAAGGTAAAACTTGAGCAGGCTTTGATTGCTGCTTTTGGTGATGAGTACGCCGGAGTAGACCCGATTTTGGTTACTGCTAGCAATCCTAAGTTTGGTGATTATCAAGCCAACGTTGCTTTGTCGCTGAGTAAAAAGTTAGGACAGCCACCGCGAGCGATCGCCTCTGCTATTGTAGAAAAACTAGATGTATCAGAAATCTGCGAAACTCCAGAAATCGCTGGCCCTGGTTTTATTAACCTGAAGTTGAAAACCGCTTACCTAGAAGCGCAACTAAACGCTATTCAAGCAGATTCTAGACTAGGCGTTCCTACAGCCAAACACCCACAACGGGAAATCGTCGATTTTTCTAGTCCGAATATTGCCAAAGAGATGCACGTCGGACACCTACGTTCTACCATCATCGGTGATTCCATCGCCCGGATTCTCGAATTTCGCGGTCATGATGTATTGCGGTTAAATCATGTAGGTGATTGGGGAACGCAATTTGGGATGTTAATCACTTACCTACGGGAAGTTTCCCCAGAAGCCTTAACTACTGCAAATGCTTTAGATATCGGTGATTTAGTAAGTTTTTATCGCCAAGCCAAGCAACGGTTTGATGCTGATGAAGCCTTCCAAGAAACAGCACGCCAAGAAGTTGTGAGATTACAAGCAGGTGCAACAGATACCCTCCATGCTTGGAAGTTGTTGTGTGAACAATCACGCCAAGAGTTTCAGGTAATTTATGATTTACTTGATGTCAAATTAACTGAACGAGGCGAATCTTTTTATAACCCCTTACTCCCAACAGTTGTAGAAGGTTTAGAAGCATCCGGTTTATTGGTAGAAAACCAAGGTGCGAAATGTGTTTTCTTGGATGGCTTTACTAATAGAGAAGGTGAACCTCTACCCTTGATTGTGCAGAAATCTGATGGTGGTTATAACTACGCCACAACAGATTTAGCTGCGTTACGTTACCGGATTCAAAAAGATGAAGCCAAACGCATAGTTTATGTAACAGATGCAGGACAAGCCAACCACTTTGCCCAATTCTTCCAAGTAGCACGTAAAGCTGGATGGATTCCTAATGATGTGGAATTGGTTCATGTTCCCTTTGGTTTGGTGTTGGGTGAAGATGGTAAAAAATTCAAAACTCGTTCTGGCGATACTGTGCGGTTACGAGATTTATTAGATGAAGCAGTTTCTCGCGCCCATGCAGATTTAGAAGAGAGATTAAAAGCAGAAGAACGGGAAGAAACTCCAGAATTCATTGATAAAGTTGCGGAAGTAGTTGGTATTAGTGCAGTTAAGTACGCCGATTTAAGTCAAAATCGCACAAGTAACTACATTTTCAGCTATGACAAAATGCTGGATTTGAAAGGCAATACAGCACCATATATGTTGTATGCTTATGCCCGGATTCAAGGGATTAGCCGTAAGGGTGGAATTAACTTTGCAGATTTGGGAGATAATGCCAAAGTCATCTTGCAGCATGACACAGAATTTGCACTGGCTAAATATCTACTGCAATTAGGCGAAGTGATTAGTACTGTAGAAGCAGACTTATTACCTAATCGTTTATGTGAATATCTTTACGAATTAAGTAAGAAGTTTAATACGTTTTATGACCGTAATCAAGGGGTACAGGTTTTGAGTGCAGAAGAACCTCTGCGGACATCACGTTTAGTTCTGTGTGATTTGACAGCGAGAACTTTAAAACTCGGCTTATCTTTGTTGGGGATTCAGGTGTTAGAGAGAATGTAACTATCAACCTACCATTCTTAACAATATCTTTAAGGGAGGTAAATTCATGGTAATGAAACTGATCACAGCAAAAATTGAAAATTTTAAAAGCTTAGGCAATGTTGAACTAAGTTTTAGAAACCTAACGATTATAGTAGGTTCTAATTCTAGTGGTAAATCTAATTCGTTAGAGTCATTAAATTTTTTCAAAGAACTGCTTGTATCAGATTCATTATCAGCAGAAAGAATGCAGAGATTATTAAGATTTGGAAATCAGAATATCTGCTCTACTATTGTTGTGGAAGATGATGGACAAAAAGCAGAATATAGTGTATCAATAACATCAAATAAAAAACATATCCAGATTGCCAGTGAAAATCTCAAGGTTAATGGTAATGAAGTAATCAAAATTATCAATGGTGAGGGAGAGGTACGTGATGAAGATGGGCAAAATCCCCAAAAATATACATCTAATCCTGAAAGTATAGAAGATTTAGCATTAACTTCTGCTGGCAATTTCGGTAATAAACCTGTTACTAAAAAATTAGCGAGCTATATTAGAGAA contains:
- the argS gene encoding arginine--tRNA ligase, whose protein sequence is MNATQEQLKVKLEQALIAAFGDEYAGVDPILVTASNPKFGDYQANVALSLSKKLGQPPRAIASAIVEKLDVSEICETPEIAGPGFINLKLKTAYLEAQLNAIQADSRLGVPTAKHPQREIVDFSSPNIAKEMHVGHLRSTIIGDSIARILEFRGHDVLRLNHVGDWGTQFGMLITYLREVSPEALTTANALDIGDLVSFYRQAKQRFDADEAFQETARQEVVRLQAGATDTLHAWKLLCEQSRQEFQVIYDLLDVKLTERGESFYNPLLPTVVEGLEASGLLVENQGAKCVFLDGFTNREGEPLPLIVQKSDGGYNYATTDLAALRYRIQKDEAKRIVYVTDAGQANHFAQFFQVARKAGWIPNDVELVHVPFGLVLGEDGKKFKTRSGDTVRLRDLLDEAVSRAHADLEERLKAEEREETPEFIDKVAEVVGISAVKYADLSQNRTSNYIFSYDKMLDLKGNTAPYMLYAYARIQGISRKGGINFADLGDNAKVILQHDTEFALAKYLLQLGEVISTVEADLLPNRLCEYLYELSKKFNTFYDRNQGVQVLSAEEPLRTSRLVLCDLTARTLKLGLSLLGIQVLERM